The following DNA comes from Anopheles coustani chromosome 2, idAnoCousDA_361_x.2, whole genome shotgun sequence.
TGTGAAACGGGCCGAGGCGATGTACGGCGGGGACACGGCTGGCGATTCGAAGTACACTTCCGACAAGGCCAGGAAGGCCAGGATTGCCTTCGTCGGACCGACGAGCGTCCCGGTCAACGCGCGCATCTGGAACACCGTTGGTCGAACGTCCCCGGATCCGGTTTGCCCCGTGCAAAGTCAACTACCGTCGGGTATGATTCCGACTTGTAACGGTCATTTGAAGATGTACATGGAGCCAGCGGCACATTACGCCAACTGTCCCGCTAATCAAGCATCGTTCGGACCGACTCTGCATCCTGACGGCTTCTTACAATTGAATCTGCGTGATGGCATCATGTAAGTCGTAAGGGATCAAAGCAATCCTTAACTTCGGGAAGTTACGTCTTCCTTCGACAACATTGAAACTGCTTGATCTGCCAACATGATTTTGATGTCTCCGGCAGGGTGGGACTGACGTTGAACTCACTCAAAGTGATAAACAAACGGATGAACATTGCTATTTCCGTGTCCGGCGACTCGACGACTGTAGCCATGAGTCATCCGAATGGAATTATTTACCAGTATGGCGCCCAGGTTGACATCGTGGCTTGCGATGCGAAGAAGAGTAACCACTTCATGTAAGACTTGGACTACATGTGCCTTGGCTATCGGTGCCTGCTTCAAATACCCTTCTTTCTAGTCGCTACGCCAGAATGTGGCACAAAGGCATCAGCTTCACCAGCGATCGATGCGCCTTGATCTATCTTGTCGATGCGGCAGGCACACGAACAACCTCGGAAACAATCACCATGGATCTGGAAGCAGATTATGTGAACCAGGTGTTCTACAAGTAAGTTCTTTTAACCCCACCCGTGAACACCCGCCGGTCGTCGTTTGACATATCGAACGTGTGTTTAATCCCGTTGCAGCGGTGCAGCTTGCAGCACGCAAACCATGGCGGAGTTAAGCCTCTTGCAGCGTCATGCAAGCTACCACCTCACCGGCGATGGAGGCTTGGTGTACCAGATCCATGGTTACCGCATCACGCAGGCCAACGACGGCCAGGTGAAGCTGGTGAATGCCACGAAGCAGTGCATCATCCGGACTAGTCCGACCAACGGTTCCGCCACGGTCACGACTCCCAGCATCCATTGCACCGCCTCGCTCGGTGCGACCTCTCACCTCTTCGTACGGTAAGGGTTTTATCTACTGCCCTAATCCTCACTCGCCTCACTGTAACGTTTCCTCCCCCCATCCATCACTGTTCACAGATGCGAGGAGAAACGCATGCACTTCGATGGTGCGGCGTTCGTCGTGCGTAACGCTGGCCATTCGGCCGGATTCGATGAGATCAATCGATTGCGCGTCTACTGAAGAGGAAACACGGAGCAAGTTCCCGTTTCCCTTCCCTACCGCATCGCTTCCAAGGAAAGAGCCTCAGCGGAACGCGCGTTGGTCAGAACGTGAATCGAGTGATTAGTTAATATTATGTTTAAATTTGATTGCCAGTTCCAGCGTTAGTGAAGGTCCGTTTTGTGTCCAGTGTGAAATAAATCTAAATTTCCTTTCATCCTGCCGTGCTTGACTTCCGGACCTAAAGTGGAAACCCGTCAATCCGTCGCTTTTAAATGGTTCGCTACCTTCGCTCCTCGGATACTTACATGATGTTCGGAACTGGAAGGGTTAGGGAGTGGGCCCGATCTGCGAAGACGGGCTAGGGCACTCCTGAGACCTTCCGTACTGTTATGTTTGGCCCCCCgttcaaaaatataacaacCGCACAGGAACAGCTTGACCGTCTAGCGTTGGCGTCCGTTCGCCACCGTCCGCAGCCTCGACGCTTCCGGCGCTGGAAACCGGCTTTCCGCGTGGGAAAGTCCTCCCCGTGCCGAGAGGGCTTTCACGCACGACTATACACCATGCGAACGCTGGAGGGGCTATATTTATATCTGACACACTATTGCCTGCCGAATGCGGCGGAACAGCAGCACTTGTCGAGGCACGGACTGGAACAGAGAAATGCACTCACACTAACATCACCGTCCTATGGAAACTGTGGAAATGCCACTTGCATCGCGCTTCTTCGCCTTAACGGAACTTATATCCGAAACACAATTTCACTGAAATCAAACAAGACAAGACTTTCATCCTcgaataattttatattttgtctAAGAACAGCTAATGTTATTGAATTGGGTTTTTTTGAGACgtacatacatttttatattttacttaGTAAACGTAACTTAGTAAACATGATAAACAGAATACAAGGTAGCCTAGCGAAGAATAATTCAATGAAGTGAAGAATAACATCGCTCAACGTATTTCACAAGTAGGTCGAAAACAATCTGATAACGATTacaaacggaaaacatttaaaactaCGAGGTACGACCGTTTGAAACGGAGATCCCACGGAAACACATGCCATTCCGGctttcaaattttcaaattataaaCCAAGGCCGCTCGGCGCTAGGAAACTAGCAGCGTGATTCATGAATTTCCTGTTACCTTGCCCTAAATTTCCCAGGATTTCTACTTTTGCggcaacacacacacctggACTACGAGCTCAAGGTTGGTAGGAAGAGTATTTAGGAATTTCTTCCTGCTTGCAGCCAATCGGGTTTCTGCTGCTCGAAGGtagaaatatgaattttgaacACATTCCACCCTGCTTCCATTGACTTTAAAGCTACCTTAGAGAGCTGGTTCCATCAGTATGACACTTTAACGGTCGCAATCGGTCGGTGTCCATCTGCGCGGAGACGCACGGCGGAGGCAAAGGTAATTACAAAAGCCTTTGGTAATCGAGAATCAAGTTTGGCATCTCTCGCAACCTTTCCCATTGCAGCCATGGCAACACATTGGCAAGGAAGGGAGACAAGTGTtgtaaatttcaattacaacAACCCTTTTTGCGAGTGAAACAACTTTCTAACTTTTTCCTGCGCACCGGAACGAACCCGCCTTGTCGGAAATGGTCGCTTTTCCGACCCGTGCTGGAACCCTCTTCAAAAGATTGATCGACGAATCGGTCCTCTCTCCGGCAGCCTTCTCACCCATCCCGGCAGCAGCACCACAATAGTGACAACATATTTACATGGAGGCCCCATGGACTGCTTGGTGGCTGTGATTCGGTCCGGAAAAACCCTTTTGAACCTGTGCTATTACGCTTTTCTTTTACCTTCACCCTTTATTTAACCGCGCACAAAAGGAAACGCCAATGCAGAAAGGTAAAAGGTCACTCCCGAGGATGGGAGAGGGGCAGGGGGGGGAAGAGGTTTTCGTAGAGGAGCAGGGATTTTGTTTGTAGTGTTGGCACATCGTTCGCTTGCCGTGGACATGCAGCTTTTAACCTGTACTATGACTTGGCCATTCTTACGCTATTTCCCTTTCGAAATGTcttaactgttttttttcgtccctTTAAAATTCTACAAATGCACAGGAGCCTTTTGACAGCATCCTTCAAGCTGGAGCGCTATGATGGGAGAGTTTACAGacgttaaaaattaaaatgaaaacattttcccgaGCTAGCGACGGGTAAGGCATAATTCTAGCGAAGAAAAGTCTTCCACCTGTCGCCGGGGGAAGGGAAAGCGAAAAGCGGTCCGCCGGTGTCCTTTTCTAAACAGACAAACAAACCCCCTTAATGGTCTCCGGCTACTGACAGTCGTGTCGGCCTGCAGACGTTTAACTTATCTCTCCGGGTATCCGGGAAAACTTCCCGGGAAGTGGACGACCAGGGCCTCGAAAGATGTCCCTTCCCTTTTGGCCGTCCAAATTCGGAAATTCTTCGGGGAGGCAAACCTACAGGTCAACGTATTCTTTGCGCTCCAAACCGGCAAAGGGAGCAAAGGCAGACGGGGAGGGATCGATTGGAGGCCCGGTGTCCAATGAGAAGTTCGTTTATTCGATCAACCGATGCCATGACTCGGGCCCGTTTGCAAATTGATGCTGCTGGGTGGATGCTAAATGACACCCGGGGGACAAAGTTTGGCGACAACTTTCTTTGGCgcgtgtgcgttttttttcctccaccacctcctTCCTCCTGGTTCCAAGCAATTGTGGTGGATTGTTGCTCAACTTTCTCTTCCTACGAAACACTTGCTGGAACGTTTGGATGAAATTAAGTAGGCCAACTAGTGGGATCTATCATTTTGACGTAATTGTAATTGGAAGTAGGATACGCATAAATTCTTTGCGACACAGCAATTTAATACAAAATTAAGTTTTGGCTAAGTTTTCTGTCGCAATTTACTGTCCATTCTCTTCCCTTGAGTACCATTTCTTTTGGTCGTTGgtgttaaaaatataaatgcaaaatttaacaacttttttgtgacCAATATCGGGTGTTAGGGTGATATGATTTCGCCGTTTTCTTTACAACCCCATCGTAGACGCGAAGTAAAGGAAAGAACTTCGACGTTTTATAGACTACGTCGTCAATTTTTTGTGTCCTCTGTTTGCCTTTACTGCCCCAACACTGGTTTTGTCCACCGTTCATAAAAACCGGCGCTACAAAATACACAACACCATACCAAATATCGCTGGAAATCCAAATCTACGAACGGGCCGGAAATTAAAGCCCTCTCATCCGTCCGGTCATTCGCACACAGGTAACGCCATCACCATCGGGTCGCAGGATTTTAACACACACAAATAGTAACACTTTggccagcaaaaaaaaaaagaaacaaagcaCCAGCAAAACCAATAACGCGGCCGTAAGATGTTTCACTAAACTCTCAATAATCAATAAAGACTGGCACACCGAATGATGACACTGAACGCCAGAAGCCGTCGGATGACGGGCTCGAAACCGTTAGCTTCCCACCGCACACACTGTCCCTCCAGGACCTGAACCAGGACAGTTTTCGCCATAACGCTTTACGCTGCTGAATTCTTTATAAGCCACCGTCTATAGAACGCAACTGTAAACTGTAGGCCAGTGTGTGCAATCGACTGTTCCGGGGGATGATCCTGCTAAACGGTGGCAATGATTTTTCCTGGTCCAGGTGGAATTCGGCGCGTTGTGCGTGGAAaaggtgtttgtgttttccctccccccctctctGGCCGGTATTGCGTTTCGACGGGAAAGAAGAAGTGATTGGGACTCGCGACCTCACACAGCTGTTGATGATTGATGCGAGCACTTCCGGGACGGCGGAAACACACGGAAAATTATCGATTGCTGCACCGGGAGGCCAGAAGAAGCGGGAGGAAAGCCCACTGAAAAGCAGAGATTCAActggaggaaagaaaacaatcatgCTCTTGAAGTGCCTCTGTCGAAACTCATCACAAACAGCCGTCAGATGGAGCACAGTTCGACACAATTGACGGCGCGTTCTTTGTGCTGGAGCTTTGCCCTGGTCACACAATTATCAAAGCAATACACAGCGAGACACATCGCTCCCTCATACGAAGGTACGCACTTGATACACCGCACACCAACCAACCCCGGAGAAACCGGACCGCGAGTTTGTGGCCTGACcacaaacggaaacggaaacccACAATAATGCTACCCCTAGCAACCTTTGGCTTTTGCCCGCGACACGTTCACGCACTAAAGTCGCTTCCCACGGAACCACGACCACGCTGCTGCTGTCCGACTACAACTGAAGCTTTCCCGTCGCCGTTCGGTTGTTTTATTGAGGCGAACGCTGCTTTGACAaacccgacgacgacgtcgacgcaGCTTTTGCTCGGTGCTGCGGATAGAACTGGTTCAACTGCACGCATACCGAGGCACCGAAGCAGCGTATCCTAGCGGGGAGTCCTTGTGTGCGTTTCAGGAGATAAGGACGCCGATACCAATATATTTGCCACACTCTCCGCTCGGTTGATACAGATTCACACAAAGTAAAGCCATTCACCAAGCAACCGGCCATTCCCCAGTGCTGGGCTCGACAAGGAGTCAAAGCCAGaaccaaatggaaaattccaaCCACTGTGGGAAAGaattgcaaacacacacacgtgctaAGTGGAAGCACGTGAGTAAAGTAAGTGGCTCTCTGTTTGGGTTCTTCGAACGAAGAAAATGTGGAAATTTCGGAAAGCTTCCGTTCGGGTTGAGGGACAGGACGACACTCTCGGAGCGCGAGTCCAAATCGACTGCACGTGAAAACACGCTCTCGCACGTGATTTTCCGAAGGAAGCGAGAatacaagaaaaaggaaaaaggcgaACTCTTGCAGACAGAGCTTTCAAGTTGAGACGATGTAGGcaaaaaataactaaaacaaaatgggGTAATTGTACAAGCATTACCAAAGCaaatgtaatgtttttttttaaaacatatttacaaCCAATTGTGTATACTagagaaaaacgaagaaaccAATACACTAGTATCAGCAAAGAATCCACCATTAAGGCGAATAATTTTATCTTTAAATATGCACAGACTATCGAACAAATTGCCGAATTGCGTCGAGGGAAGCTTATGCTGCCCTGATAAGAGCAACCTTTCGACAATCGTCCACGACAGATGAGGGTTATCGCCGTTCATTCAGGGTTTGTGGTATTTTTTTGTGACAAGCAGATGATAACGGCTGATTTCGTCGGCCCCCCTTTTCAGTGGTTGCGCTTAAGCTGCGTCAGTAGTTACATTTACTCTGGCCAAGGAAGCAGACAACCCCTTGTTGGGCTCTGTCTCAAACGGAAGGGAGCATGTGAGTCATACGGAGCAGAGAATCGAAATTACGAACCTATCCACTGaaatacagcatccgtacCGAAACAGGAAGCTTCTGACATACGTGTTGCACATTGAGCTGCTGTGGTGCCTGTTGGGTCCCTGCGTCGGTATTGGCATCTACTTGTTGACATATTTGAACTGGAACACACTGCCGAGTGGAGTTAATCTGCGGAACGATGTGGGTCACAATCACACGCTCGTCTGTCCGTGCCCCGTCGGCCCTTGTCTAACATCTGATCTGCTATTGTTCTCAACAGGTGGATGGAAGGTTCGTTGCTGAACGTGCACTCAATGACCTGGCGACACTGGTAAGCCGTGGACCTCGAGTTgccggaagtgaaacaaacgaacgattCGCAGTCGACTTTCTGCTCAACACCGTTGCGCAAATTCAACGCGATGCTAGCTCAGAGTTTGAGATATCTTACGGTGTGCAGCAGGCGCAGGGTAGCTATTGGTTGGACTACGAGGACTATCCCATCACGAGCGTGTACCGTGGAGTGCAGAACGTCGTCGTGACCA
Coding sequences within:
- the LOC131265371 gene encoding uncharacterized protein LOC131265371; the encoded protein is MFSSSAYREWLSTGDGPASYPKHTFNPTAKPFVCPVKRAEAMYGGDTAGDSKYTSDKARKARIAFVGPTSVPVNARIWNTVGRTSPDPVCPVQSQLPSGMIPTCNGHLKMYMEPAAHYANCPANQASFGPTLHPDGFLQLNLRDGIMVGLTLNSLKVINKRMNIAISVSGDSTTVAMSHPNGIIYQYGAQVDIVACDAKKSNHFIRYARMWHKGISFTSDRCALIYLVDAAGTRTTSETITMDLEADYVNQVFYNGAACSTQTMAELSLLQRHASYHLTGDGGLVYQIHGYRITQANDGQVKLVNATKQCIIRTSPTNGSATVTTPSIHCTASLGATSHLFVRCEEKRMHFDGAAFVVRNAGHSAGFDEINRLRVY